One window of Phycodurus eques isolate BA_2022a chromosome 8, UOR_Pequ_1.1, whole genome shotgun sequence genomic DNA carries:
- the mcoln2 gene encoding mucolipin-2 isoform X1, giving the protein MELLARYLDRSNSVSSTTTQDLIKEENLRDDLRFYFMSPCEKYRARRHMPWKLGVQILKIVMITTQLVLFGLNNQLVVSYKEENAMALKNLFLKDYGGVDEDDYSVAVYSQQGVYDSLFYLLDQYSQLGRLAVGPITYAEDDDGGLLPLVICKNLYRRGSVAPSDEAYDIDAQLETVCLSLDPKTAHQWKTNNASFYDLDFYRLVDMKITFNLKGINLQTVRSRELPDCYSFSVMITFDNQCHSGKVKLFLDIDAQSSACRGWKISGTAQKSTHYLLVFDGFVIVVCLTSAVLCTRSIVLAVRLLQRFSRFLHENYNRKVCEGDQGEFLNGWYVLVIVSDLLTIIGSILKMEIQAKSLTSYDVCSIFLGTATLLVWVGVIRYLGYFQKYNVLILTMKAAFPKVLRFCCCAGMIYLGYTFCGWIVLGPYHEKMPLHHDHKSPCTFEGLSLVAECLFSLLNGDDMFTTFAQLKDKNTLVWLFSRAYLYSFISLFIYMVLSLFIALITDAYETIKNYQRDGFPLTDLQKFLRDQKDFVSSEESRQTDLYTRYSVFCCCEKVSESDDIALIG; this is encoded by the exons ATGGAGCTATTGGCTCGCTATCTCGACAGGAGCAATTCAGTgag TTCAACCACAACTCAAGACTTAATCAAGGAGGAGAACCTGAGGGATGACCTGAGGTTCTATTTTATGAGCCCATGTGAGAAGTACAGGGCCCGAAGGCACATGCCCTGGAAACTGGGGGTGCAGATCCTCAAGATAGTCATGATCACCACACAA CTCGTCCTCTTTGGCCTCAACAACCAACTGGTTGTGTCCTACAAGGAGGAGAATGCCATGGCCCTGAAAAACTTGTTCCTGAAGGACTATGGCGGTGTGGACGAGGACGACTACAGCGTTGCGGTCTACTCACAGCAAGGTGTCTATGACAGCCTGTTTTATTTGCTGGACCAG TACAGCCAGCTGGGCCGGCTCGCTGTGGGTCCCATCACTTACGCtgaggatgatgatggtggGTTGCTTCCGCTggtcatctgcaaaaatctaTATAGAAGAGGCAGTGTAGCACCTTCGGATGAGGCCTATGACATAGACGCCCAGTTGGAGACAG TTTGTTTGTCACTTGATCCAAAGACTGCCCATCAATGGAAAACCAATAATGCATCCTTTTATGACCTGGACTTTTACAG GTTGGTGGACATGAAAATAACCTTCAATTTAAAGGGGATCAACTTGCAAACAGTGCGATCGCGGGAGTTACCTGACTGTTACTCATTTTCTGTCATG ATCACATTTGACAACCAGTGTCACAGTGGAAAGGTGAAACTCTTTCTGGACATCGACGCACAGAGCAGCGCGTGTCGAGGCTGGAAGATATCTGGAACAG CCCAGAAGAGCACACACTATCTTCTGGTGTTCGACGGCTTTGTAATTGTGGTTTGCCTCACGTCGGCCGTGCTGTGCACCCGCTCCATAGTGCTGGCTGTCAGATTACTGCAG AGATTCTCCAGGTTTCTCCATGAAAACTACAACCGGAAAGTGTGTGAGGGTGACCAGGGAGAGTTCCTAAATGGCTGGTATGTGCTGGTCATTGTCAGCGACCTGTTGACAATTATTGGATCAATATTGAAGATGGAAATTCAAGCAAAG AGTCTGACCAGCTATGATGTCTGCAGTATATTTCTGGGTACTGCAACATTATTGGTGTGGGTCGGCGTGATCCGCTATCTGGGCTACTTCCAAAAATACAAT GTGCTGATTTTGACCATGAAGGCAGCCTTTCCAAAGGTGTTGCGTTTCTGCTGCTGTGCTGGCATGATCTACCTTGGCTACACCTTCTGTGGGTGGATCGTGCTGGGGCCATACCACGAGAAG ATGCCTCTACATCATGACCACAAAAGTCCATGTACG TTTGAAGGCCTGAGCCTCGTGGCGGAGTGTCTGTTTTCCTTGTTGAACGGCGACGACATGTTCACCACCTTTGCccagctgaaggacaaaaacacGCTAGTTTGGCTCTTCAGTCGGGCCTACCTCTACTCCTTCATTTCACTCTTCATCTACATGGTGCTGTCGCTCTTCATTGCCCTCATCACCGACGCCTATGAGACCATCAAG
- the ctbs gene encoding di-N-acetylchitobiase — MSPSFFLGFLSSLILVIRGDPCPCEREELCQQIRDERDFEVFVFDVGGKTWKSYNWSVVTTVATFGKYDAELMCHAHSKGARVVLKGDIRLAYIVDQNNRTGWITEKVNLAKSQFMDGINIDIEQAVEEGSSEYFALADLVKETTEAFHKEIPGSQVSFDVAWSPERIDKRCYDYIAIAESCDLLFVMSYDEQSQIPGDCIAMANAPITQTLNAYDQYLNLKIAPQKLVMGVPWYGYDYPCLNFTQNNICSIAKVPFRGAPCSDAAGKQKAYSWIMKQVSSSLSGRLWDGVQQAPYFNYKDPEGQIHQVWYDDPESICLKTDFVKAKGLRGVGMWNGNILDYSDDPVARQQSAMMWNALFGC, encoded by the exons atgtcacCCTCCTTCTTTCTTGGGTTTTTATCGTCCTTAATCCTGGTTATCCGGGGCGACCCCTGTCCGTGTGAGAGAGAAGAGTTATGCCAACAGATACGCGACGAGCGAGATTTCGAG GTGTTTGTGTTCGACGTGGGCGGGAAGACATGGAAGTCGTACAACTGGAGCGTGGTGACGACAGTGGCCACATTTGGGAAATACGACGCGGAGCTTATGTGTCATGCTCATTCTAAAGGAGCACGGGTAGTACTCAAAG GTGACATTCGCCTCGCTTACATTGTGGACCAAAACAACAGGACAGGTTGGATAACGGAGAAGGTCAACTTGGCCAAAAGTCAGTTCATGGATGGGATCAATATTGACATTGAACAAGCAGTAGAAGAAGGCTCGTCCGAGTACTTTGCTCTAGCAGACCTGGTCAAAGAAACTACTGAGGCTTTCCACAAGGAGATCCCTGGTTCTCAG GTGTCATTTGATGTTGCCTGGTCGCCCGAACGTATCGACAAGCGCTGCTACGACTACATCGCCATCGCTGAGTCCTGCGATTTGCTCTTTGTGATGTCCTATGATGAGCAGAGTCAGATACCGGGAGACTGTATCGCCATGGCCAATGCCCCCATCACTCAAACTCTTAACG cctatgatcaatatttgaatttgaagaTAGCTCCACAGAAGTTAGTGATGGGTGTGCCGTGGTATGGCTATGACTACCCTTGTCTCAACTTCACACAG AATAACATCTGTTCTATCGCCAAAGTGCCATTCCGTGGCGCTCCGTGTAGCGATGCTGCTGGAAAACAGAAAGCGTACAGCTGGATCATGAAACAGGTCAGCAGCTCATTGTCAGGCCGCCTGTGGGACGGCGTGCAGCAGGCGCCTTACTTCAATTACAAG gacccggAAGGACAGATTCACCAGGTCTGGTATGACGACCCAGAGAGTATTTGCCTCAAGACGGACTTTGTGAAAGCAAAAGGTTTGAGAGGAGTGGGCATGTGGAACGGCAACATCTTGGACTACAGCGACGATCCGGTTGCTAGGCAGCAGAGCGCAATGATGTGGAATGCTCTATTTGGATGCTAG